One Calonectris borealis chromosome 16, bCalBor7.hap1.2, whole genome shotgun sequence DNA window includes the following coding sequences:
- the LOC142089029 gene encoding uncharacterized protein LOC142089029 → MVQDQTLLDISSITILAPGESPSPQPFEQRNKNLAISCSSPFGARPIPASCPASLRLSLTSSSAKPQQYSDSSPVSPGINATSFYTFCPHTAQNVQASASDHTLTPTRKSTRPPATMTPEDSSQSPGYSKTGLKNTEKGFESDLEDPGHERRFVTAKEFQAMEKELEDVKEELKCLKWKVRHIGETVQPLAEDSKRYNGYTLRELKAMVQFEDDPYKAAHKILTALFSDVYLLQHSVTEQACNSRSLPKPQIDPELYTVYCDILKSIFPGISSQTLREETQHVQKSTQKEVQ, encoded by the exons ATGGTTCAGGATCAAACCCTGCTGGACATTTCCTCCATCACTATATTGGCCCCAGGAGAATCACCAAGCCCTCAGCCATTtgagcaaagaaacaaaaatttagcAATATCATGTTCCAGCCCATTCGGAGCAAGGCCTATTCCAGCCTCTTGCCCAGCCAGCCTCAGGCTCAGTCTAACATCCAGCTCAGCCAAGCCTCAGCAATACTCTGACTCCTCTCCAGTCAGTCCAGGGATCAATGCAACCTCCTTCTACACCTTTTGTCCTCACACAGCACAAAACGTACAAGCTTCAGCGTCAGACCACACACTGACCCCAACCAGGAAAAGCACAAGGCCTCCAGCAACCATGACTCCTGAAGATAGTTCCCAGTCTCCTGGCTATTCTAAAACTGGattaaagaatacagaaaaggGTTTTGAATCAGATCTGGAAGATCCTGGTCATGAAAG GAGATTTGTAACCGCGAAGGAATTCCAAGCCATGGAGAAAGAACTAGAGGATGTGAAAGAAGAACTGAAATGCCTGAAGTGGAAAGTGAGACACATTGGCGAGACCGTGCAGCCCCTGGCCGAAGACAGCAAGCGTTACAACGGCTACACCCTGAGGGAGCTCAAGGCAATGGTGCAGTTCGAAGACGACCCGTACAAGGCTGCACACAAGATCCTAACTGCGCTCTTCAGCGATGTCTACTTGCTACAGCACTCAGTCACTGAACAGGCCTGCAACTCCCGATCTCTGCCCAAGCCCCAAATAGACCCAGAGCTGTACACGGTGTACTGTGACATTCTGAAAAGCATATTCCCTGGAATCAGCAGCCAGACCTTGAGGGAAGAGACACAACACGTGCAGAAAAGCACCCAGAAAGAAGTGCAATAA